In Eupeodes corollae chromosome 3, idEupCoro1.1, whole genome shotgun sequence, a single genomic region encodes these proteins:
- the LOC129950322 gene encoding kelch-like protein 1 — protein sequence MTTQNSSSSPNENTVFECDQHAANIYQKLQNLYNQKNLFDIVLIAGVGNGSNSNDSAIKISAHKVVLCALSEYFCEIFNSTQTNELHLKDIEPSILKTILDYMYSGSIQLNLENIETILRAAVFLKIENLIKGCCDFVEKNMNSNNCLHWRRSAKNLSLSELQVKSLNIIYKTLNEVIKNSEFMDLDKDELKDVLFNDNPRGHLEEQVFLGLLTWIEYRMVERENLLLELLSLVRYQFLTPKFIIQNIKSVGKTVEHCELVHGWLQYHLWPESRTSEQQNFQLVSKPMPNKDENNGIAAIHINYSNEAEIYSLNNTVMKRSRPISTKSHWFYSSKIVIDRKLFTVGGTTKSGEVTNGFECLDLQTFEFTVLPPMQIPRNQSQLANLNGYLCAFGGFQDSNCRIFIDSMEIYNFSTRQWSYLQPPYKPEKRNRIVSHNGNLYIFDLHYGCLQCYDVSSKLWTSTKLPIIDNLEDFRGFFVGDVVYCVYNFVKIKCCNLSNGNHTWQEVASIELSPSNIGTFTFFENKILFLQQNYHVLEYNLDSKIISDMGELFSRKTVYLFPYKFEHLSS from the coding sequence ATGACGACACAAAATTCTTCTTCATCTCCGAATGAGAACACCGTTTTCGAATGCGATCAACATGCAGcaaatatttaccaaaaattgcaaaatttatacaaTCAAAAGAACTTGTTCGATATTGTTCTCATTGCTGGTGTTGGCAACGGCAGCAACAGCAACGATTCTGCGATCAAGATTTCAGCTCACAAAGTCGTCTTGTGCGCATTGAGTGAGTATTTTTGTgagattttcaattcaacacaaACGAACGAATTACACTTGAAAGACATCGAGCCATCAATCCTTAAAACAATACTTGATTACATGTATTCGGGATCGATTCAACTAAATCTGGAAAATATTGAGACAATTTTGCGAGCtgcggtttttttaaaaattgaaaatttaatcaaaGGATGTTGTGATttcgttgaaaaaaatatgaatagcAACAATTGCTTACATTGGCGTCGTTCGGCCAAAAACCTTTCCTTATCTGAACTTCAAGTTAAATCTttgaatatcatttataaaacgTTAAATGAAGTTATTAAGAATTCAGAGTTCATGGATCTAGACAAAGACGAATTGAAGGATGTATTATTCAACGACAATCCTCGTGGACACTTAGAGGAACAAGTATTTTTGGGTTTGTTGACTTGGATCGAATATCGAATGGTTGAACGTGAGAATCTTTTACTGGAGTTGCTTtcattggttcgctatcaatTTCTTACACCAAAGTTtatcattcaaaatataaaatcagtTGGCAAAACTGTTGAACACTGCGAATTGGTTCACGGGTGGCTTCAATATCATTTGTGGCCAGAATCTAGAACAAGTGAACAACAAAACTTTCAGTTAGTATCTAAGCCAATGCCAAACAAAGATGAAAACAATGGAATTGCAGCCATTCATATAAATTATAGTAATGAAGCTGAAATTTACAGTTTAAATAATACTGTTATGAAAAGATCACGTCCTATTTCGACAAAGTCACATTGGTTTTATAGTTCCAAAATTGTGATTGACAGAAAACTATTCACAGTTGGAGGGACCACTAAATCGGGAGAAGTAACAAATGGCTTTGAGTGCTTGGACTTACAAACGTTTGAATTTACTGTTTTGCCTCCCATGCAAATCCCCAGAAACCAGAGTCAGTTGGCAAATTTAAATGGATATTTATGTGCCTTTGGTGGTTTCCAAGATTCTAATTGCAGAATTTTCATTGATTCAATGGAGATTTACAACTTTTCAACACGTCAATGGAGTTACTTACAGCCGCCTTATAAACCTGAAAAACGAAACCGAATAGTTAGTCATAATGgcaatttatacatttttgatttacaTTACGGTTGTTTGCAGTGCTATGATGTTTCTTCTAAACTCTGGACTTCGACAAAACTGCCCATAATTGATAACCTTGAAGATTTCCGAGGCTTTTTTGTGGGCGATGTTGTGTATTGTgtctacaattttgttaaaatcaaatGCTGCAATTTATCCAATGGTAACCATACCTGGCAAGAAGTAGCTTCCATCGAATTGTCCCCTTCGAACATTGGAacgtttacattttttgaaaataaaattttatttcttcaacaGAATTACCACGTTTTGGAATATAATCTTGATTCA